One Salinimonas marina DNA segment encodes these proteins:
- a CDS encoding VOC family protein has product MQKVTGIGGLFFRAKTPSELAKWYETHLGVSQVPTTYEEPGWQQRAGTTVFAPFEQATDYFGDPDKVWMVNFRVEDLNAMVQQLRNAGIEVDVDEETYPNGRFARLYDPEGNPVELWEPATPQGT; this is encoded by the coding sequence ATGCAAAAAGTTACCGGAATTGGCGGACTTTTTTTCCGCGCAAAAACTCCGTCGGAATTAGCTAAATGGTACGAAACTCATTTAGGTGTGAGTCAGGTACCCACCACTTACGAAGAACCCGGCTGGCAGCAGCGCGCCGGCACCACGGTATTTGCTCCTTTTGAGCAAGCCACCGACTATTTTGGCGACCCAGACAAGGTGTGGATGGTCAACTTCAGGGTGGAAGATCTTAACGCCATGGTGCAACAGCTTCGTAATGCCGGTATTGAAGTGGATGTGGATGAAGAAACTTATCCAAATGGTCGTTTTGCCCGCCTGTACGATCCCGAAGGAAACCCTGTCGAACTCTGGGAGCCGGCCACGCCCCAGGGTACGTAA
- a CDS encoding DUF6151 family protein, whose amino-acid sequence MNHPLACECKSLQGYVKPGGTCNRLLCYCKDCQAFAYYLQASDRVLNVQGGTHLVQLSPRRVVFTEGQHQLAAVRLSPNGLLRWYSRCCNTPVGNTLATPSIAFIGLIDNILTPAAIPTDFPGKMAVVHTDSAQGSPKPKPKGLPGTVWRMATMVAKARLAGTHKDNPLFNKAGEPIVTPTVLDKAERAALPPYR is encoded by the coding sequence ATGAACCACCCTCTTGCCTGCGAATGCAAAAGCCTGCAAGGCTATGTTAAGCCGGGCGGCACCTGCAATCGGTTGCTGTGCTATTGTAAAGATTGTCAGGCCTTTGCCTATTATCTTCAGGCCAGCGATCGTGTGTTAAATGTGCAGGGCGGTACGCATTTAGTGCAACTTTCGCCACGCCGCGTTGTATTCACCGAAGGACAGCACCAGCTAGCCGCCGTGCGGTTATCACCCAATGGTTTATTGCGGTGGTATAGTCGCTGTTGTAACACGCCGGTGGGAAATACCCTGGCCACGCCCTCTATCGCTTTTATCGGGCTTATCGACAACATCTTAACCCCCGCCGCGATCCCTACCGACTTTCCTGGCAAAATGGCGGTGGTGCATACTGACTCTGCCCAGGGATCGCCAAAGCCCAAACCCAAAGGCTTGCCAGGCACAGTGTGGCGTATGGCCACTATGGTTGCCAAGGCGCGGCTGGCAGGCACCCATAAAGACAATCCTTTATTCAACAAGGCGGGTGAGCCTATCGTCACACCGACGGTGTTAGACAAGGCTGAGCGAGCGGCGCTACCGCCCTACCGCTGA
- a CDS encoding glycosyltransferase family 2 protein has translation MKRRPLSCFLIVRNEADRIEACLEGLAGWVDQLIILDSGSTDETAQLCRKYTDEVYITDWPGYGPQRNRALAKCHHEWVLNLDADENMTPSLRQEIDQVLSEPDLEANILRLPWQTYLFGKPLNHGRYSTPQGKLFLNKNGAQFKNSQVHEVLQIADPKVRTLTQPLKHFSWRTYQHLQEKHLKYACILAAEKHAKGKTGSLSYASLRFMTDFLQQYILRGGFLDGKAGFFMALVLGQYAFHKYAALAALQMQTDTEQGLSK, from the coding sequence ATGAAAAGACGCCCCTTATCCTGCTTTTTAATTGTACGTAACGAAGCTGATCGAATTGAAGCCTGTTTAGAAGGGTTAGCCGGATGGGTCGACCAACTCATCATCCTGGATTCTGGCAGTACCGACGAGACCGCCCAGCTGTGCCGCAAGTATACCGATGAGGTCTATATTACCGACTGGCCGGGCTATGGCCCGCAACGAAACCGGGCTCTGGCGAAGTGCCACCACGAGTGGGTATTGAACCTGGATGCGGATGAAAACATGACCCCGTCACTGCGACAGGAAATCGATCAGGTACTCAGTGAGCCAGATTTGGAAGCCAATATTTTACGCCTGCCCTGGCAAACCTATTTGTTCGGCAAGCCTTTAAATCACGGGCGCTATTCCACCCCCCAGGGCAAACTGTTTCTGAATAAAAACGGTGCCCAGTTTAAAAATTCTCAGGTGCATGAAGTATTACAGATTGCGGATCCCAAAGTGCGCACCCTCACCCAGCCCCTGAAACATTTTAGCTGGCGCACCTACCAGCATTTACAGGAAAAACACCTCAAATACGCTTGTATACTGGCCGCCGAGAAACATGCAAAAGGTAAAACCGGCTCACTTAGCTATGCTTCGTTACGGTTTATGACCGATTTTTTGCAGCAATATATTCTGCGAGGCGGCTTTTTAGATGGCAAGGCCGGCTTTTTTATGGCGCTGGTGCTGGGCCAGTATGCCTTTCATAAATATGCTGCTCTGGCAGCACTGCAGATGCAGACTGACACCGAACAAGGGTTGTCGAAATGA
- a CDS encoding glycosyltransferase family 2 protein: MNTPISVFLVTCNEEQALAEVLSSVAMFDEIVVVDSGSTDATVDIAKAHGARVVHQEWLGFAKQKQFAMQACQNEWCFNLDGDEVVPEHVARAIQQQVNSGEAAGLRVFFEDLFLGAPMHPAAHKRSIVRVFQKSKTHYPMERLVHENVRIEGKVARVPGCIIHYGYNDLATYMTKQNRYSSLGAKEKFARGKAWSPVKLVLVLPLMFIKEYFLRKHFLSGFRGLIHASIDAMYAFLKEAKLYELHRQHKTQSK; encoded by the coding sequence ATGAACACCCCGATAAGTGTTTTTCTGGTGACCTGCAATGAGGAGCAGGCGCTGGCCGAGGTATTGTCTTCGGTGGCTATGTTTGACGAAATTGTGGTGGTGGACTCTGGTTCCACTGATGCCACGGTGGACATTGCTAAAGCCCATGGGGCTCGTGTTGTGCATCAGGAGTGGCTGGGATTTGCCAAGCAAAAGCAGTTTGCCATGCAGGCCTGTCAAAATGAATGGTGCTTTAACCTGGATGGGGATGAGGTAGTCCCTGAACATGTAGCCCGCGCTATTCAGCAGCAGGTCAACAGCGGCGAGGCCGCCGGTCTGCGCGTATTTTTTGAAGATTTGTTTTTAGGCGCGCCCATGCATCCGGCGGCGCACAAACGCTCTATTGTCCGGGTTTTTCAAAAATCAAAAACACACTACCCGATGGAGCGACTGGTACATGAAAATGTCCGTATCGAGGGCAAGGTGGCACGGGTGCCGGGCTGTATTATTCATTATGGCTACAATGATTTGGCCACTTACATGACCAAACAGAATCGCTACTCCTCATTAGGTGCCAAGGAAAAATTCGCCCGCGGCAAAGCCTGGTCACCGGTGAAACTGGTCCTGGTATTGCCGCTGATGTTCATCAAAGAATATTTTTTGCGCAAACATTTCTTATCCGGCTTTAGGGGTCTGATACATGCCAGCATTGATGCCATGTATGCGTTTTTAAAAGAAGCAAAATTGTACGAACTGCATCGGCAGCACAAAACCCAGTCAAAATAA
- a CDS encoding YitT family protein — MQKAKHSFVEDLFALMCAGLFVTFGVHLFQSQDLMVGGAAGLALLGTHALPMDFSVLFFLVNLPFYALAWTQISKRFTINTFISVTTVSVLSDQLPRFVDISHANPIFTAVFGGLLIGTGMLIMFRHSSSLGGVGILGFYLQARFGVRAGMFQLTVDTLILVSALAFIAWPLVLISILAAFCLNLVLSLNHRPERYAPAERNKPVKSPTSSDSVTASSAEMTAGMQPQNS; from the coding sequence ATGCAAAAAGCAAAACACAGTTTTGTCGAAGATCTCTTTGCGCTGATGTGTGCCGGCTTGTTTGTCACGTTCGGAGTACACCTGTTTCAGTCGCAGGATTTAATGGTGGGCGGAGCGGCCGGTCTGGCGCTGTTAGGCACCCATGCGTTGCCGATGGATTTTAGTGTATTGTTTTTTTTGGTTAACCTGCCTTTTTATGCCCTGGCCTGGACCCAAATCAGCAAACGCTTCACCATCAATACCTTTATCTCAGTGACCACCGTTTCAGTATTGTCGGATCAGTTACCCCGATTTGTGGATATTTCACACGCAAACCCTATTTTTACGGCTGTATTTGGCGGCCTGTTGATTGGCACGGGGATGCTTATCATGTTCCGCCATAGCTCCAGTCTGGGCGGCGTAGGAATTTTAGGATTTTACCTGCAAGCCCGCTTCGGGGTGCGCGCCGGCATGTTTCAGCTCACCGTCGATACCCTGATATTAGTGAGTGCGCTGGCCTTTATTGCCTGGCCCCTGGTACTGATTTCTATTCTGGCAGCATTTTGTCTGAATTTGGTATTATCTTTGAATCATCGTCCCGAACGCTACGCGCCGGCAGAGCGCAATAAGCCGGTTAAATCACCAACCAGTAGCGATTCAGTAACGGCATCGAGCGCTGAAATGACAGCCGGTATGCAGCCTCAGAACAGTTAA
- a CDS encoding ZIP family metal transporter, with the protein MSASEVIWMGFIASFCASLGTAAGSLGVFAIRRLSRQMEDGLLSLAAGIMLAATFFSLLLPALEYASSDYQSDTLGGLAVGAGTLLGAFTLFAIHQYVPHEHFISGREGGDNYKLGRIWLFVTAITLHNFPEGLAVGVGFAGGELENGLTLAIGIGLQNFPEGLAVAVALLSVGYSAGKSAMIGILSGLVEPVGGLIGAAAVSSAAVLMPWALAFAAGAMLFVISDEIIPETHNNGNQNLATFTLLIGFVIMMLLDTSL; encoded by the coding sequence ATGTCGGCCAGTGAAGTAATATGGATGGGTTTTATCGCCAGTTTTTGTGCCAGTTTGGGCACGGCGGCCGGCAGTCTGGGTGTTTTCGCGATACGTCGCTTGTCCCGACAGATGGAAGATGGCCTGTTAAGTCTGGCGGCCGGTATTATGCTGGCGGCGACATTTTTTTCGTTGCTGTTGCCTGCGTTGGAATACGCCAGCAGCGATTATCAGTCTGATACCCTGGGTGGCCTTGCTGTGGGCGCAGGGACCTTGCTGGGCGCATTTACGCTGTTTGCCATCCATCAGTATGTGCCCCATGAACATTTTATTTCCGGTCGCGAAGGCGGTGACAATTACAAGCTGGGACGTATCTGGCTGTTTGTTACGGCAATTACCCTGCATAATTTTCCCGAAGGGCTTGCCGTAGGCGTAGGTTTTGCCGGCGGCGAGCTGGAAAATGGTCTGACCTTAGCCATTGGCATAGGGTTACAAAACTTTCCCGAAGGGCTGGCAGTGGCAGTGGCGTTGCTGTCGGTGGGTTACAGCGCCGGAAAATCAGCGATGATTGGTATTTTGTCGGGGCTGGTGGAGCCGGTAGGCGGGCTGATTGGCGCGGCAGCGGTATCGTCTGCGGCAGTATTGATGCCCTGGGCCCTGGCCTTTGCCGCAGGGGCCATGCTGTTTGTGATCAGTGATGAGATAATCCCCGAAACCCATAATAATGGTAACCAAAACCTGGCGACATTTACGCTACTTATTGGCTTTGTCATTATGATGCTGCTGGATACCAGCCTGTAG
- the alr gene encoding alanine racemase: MSRQTRAIIHTQALQHNINVLKTLAPASSTMAIIKADAYGHGALITAQTLQSQVSAFAVAITEEAVTLRQQGITAPIVVLEGPHEPRDCDLAGQHQLTLVAHSEAQLQWLDAASHPVDLWLKVDTGMHRLGLEITRVPVLVQRYRHLLNERSVMVTHMACADELDNPFTTGQTRQIEQLAKKVGLPLSVANSPAMLHWPTTHAQWNRLGIALYGANPVYPTPSGVVLHAAMTLQASIIAMHQVPKGEGVGYGQTWKATRDSRIATVGIGYGDGYPRHCPNGTPVLVHGQRAPLAGRVSMDMLCIDVTDIGQAKVGDRVELWGAKLAIDEIAGYAQTIAYELMTRVSARVPRVLDSAPLN, from the coding sequence TTGAGCAGACAAACCCGGGCAATTATTCATACCCAAGCACTCCAGCATAATATCAATGTATTGAAAACATTGGCCCCCGCCAGCTCCACCATGGCAATCATCAAAGCGGATGCGTACGGACATGGGGCATTAATTACCGCCCAAACCCTGCAGTCGCAGGTAAGCGCCTTTGCTGTAGCCATTACTGAAGAGGCGGTGACGCTTCGCCAGCAGGGTATTACCGCCCCTATTGTGGTTTTAGAAGGTCCCCATGAGCCCCGGGACTGCGATTTGGCCGGTCAGCACCAGCTTACTCTCGTGGCGCATAGCGAAGCGCAACTGCAATGGCTTGATGCGGCCAGCCACCCGGTAGATTTATGGCTTAAGGTAGACACCGGCATGCACCGGCTTGGCCTGGAGATAACCCGTGTACCTGTTTTAGTTCAGCGGTACCGGCATTTACTCAACGAACGTAGTGTGATGGTCACGCATATGGCCTGCGCCGATGAACTGGACAACCCGTTTACCACCGGGCAGACCCGGCAAATAGAACAGCTGGCAAAAAAGGTCGGCTTGCCACTGTCGGTGGCAAATTCGCCGGCGATGTTGCACTGGCCCACCACGCATGCGCAATGGAACCGCCTGGGCATTGCGCTGTATGGGGCGAACCCGGTTTACCCTACGCCCAGTGGTGTGGTGTTGCACGCCGCCATGACGCTGCAAGCCAGCATCATTGCTATGCACCAGGTGCCAAAAGGCGAGGGTGTGGGTTATGGCCAGACATGGAAGGCGACACGGGACAGCCGCATCGCCACGGTGGGAATTGGATATGGCGATGGCTACCCGCGCCATTGCCCCAATGGTACGCCGGTGCTGGTCCATGGACAGCGTGCTCCTCTGGCCGGGCGGGTCTCTATGGACATGCTGTGTATTGATGTGACGGATATCGGGCAGGCCAAAGTGGGAGACAGGGTAGAGCTGTGGGGCGCAAAGCTGGCGATTGATGAGATTGCCGGGTATGCCCAAACCATTGCTTATGAGCTGATGACGCGTGTGTCGGCGCGCGTGCCCCGGGTGCTAGATTCAGCCCCGTTGAACTGA
- the murQ gene encoding N-acetylmuramic acid 6-phosphate etherase: MSNQHADIMQQLNDLLSEGRNPDTLHIDTGSSLDIVSAINREDHKVAPAVATQLPALAQAVDLTEAQLRLGGRLIYIGAGTSGRLGILDAVECRPTFSVPDHLVVGLIAGGKTAIEHAVEGAEDNRAQGAADLTAINLTANDVVVGLSASGRTPYVAGALQYASEQGCGTIAIACSPNSQILSLAQIAICPQVGPEALTGSTRLKSGTAQKLVLNTLSTAVMIRLGKTYSNLMVDVHASNNKLRARAVRIVMQATDCDEASALQALKAANGQAKVAILMLLSQCSAAQAEHTLARHQGGLRASLEQE, encoded by the coding sequence ATGAGCAATCAGCACGCCGACATCATGCAACAGCTCAACGACCTGCTTTCTGAAGGACGAAATCCTGACACCCTGCATATCGATACTGGTTCCAGCCTGGATATTGTCAGTGCCATTAATCGTGAAGATCATAAAGTGGCACCGGCGGTGGCCACCCAATTGCCCGCGCTCGCCCAGGCGGTGGATCTTACCGAAGCGCAGCTGCGGCTGGGGGGGCGACTTATCTATATAGGCGCCGGCACCAGTGGGCGTCTGGGCATATTAGATGCGGTGGAATGTCGCCCTACCTTCAGCGTGCCTGACCATTTAGTCGTCGGCCTCATTGCCGGCGGCAAAACCGCCATCGAGCATGCGGTAGAGGGGGCTGAAGATAACCGCGCCCAGGGCGCCGCTGACTTAACGGCCATCAACCTGACTGCTAACGATGTGGTGGTGGGGTTGTCAGCCAGCGGGCGGACGCCGTATGTAGCCGGTGCTCTGCAATATGCCAGTGAACAGGGCTGTGGCACTATTGCCATTGCCTGTTCGCCAAATAGCCAGATTCTGTCGCTGGCGCAGATTGCTATTTGTCCACAGGTCGGGCCTGAAGCTTTAACCGGGTCCACCCGCCTGAAATCAGGCACCGCTCAGAAACTGGTGCTCAACACGCTATCTACCGCGGTTATGATCCGGCTGGGTAAAACCTATTCAAATCTGATGGTGGATGTGCACGCCAGCAACAACAAACTTCGGGCCCGGGCGGTGCGCATTGTTATGCAAGCCACCGACTGCGATGAGGCCAGCGCGCTACAGGCCTTAAAAGCCGCGAATGGCCAGGCCAAAGTGGCGATTCTGATGTTGCTGAGCCAGTGCAGCGCAGCACAGGCAGAACACACCCTGGCTCGACACCAGGGTGGATTGCGCGCGTCGCTGGAACAGGAATAA
- a CDS encoding exo-beta-N-acetylmuramidase NamZ family protein, producing MLRVWMLWVMLLAWGSQVQAITVGAEQPGKYLPLLEGKRVGLVVNHTSRVGDTHLVDFLLDNNIQVAQVMAPEHGFRGKLGAGEKVHDDRDPKTGVPLLSLYGATKKPTAAMLNGVDVLVFDIQDVGARFYTYISTLHYVLEAAAQYQTPVIVLDRPNPNGAFVDGPLREPAFASFVGVDPLPVLHGMTVAELARMIKGEQWIEQADELRLQVVPVANYTRDMSYTLPVAPSPNLPNDQAISLYPSLVFFEATRVSVGRGTLLPFQIIGHHQVPLGALTLTPQSRPEAPAPKLKGNTVYFKDLRQSNITGLDLSVLINTYQIFKKAGEPFFDRPDFMDKLAGTDALRKAILAGHDEAQIRASWQTDLARFKQRRRPYLLYP from the coding sequence ATGTTAAGAGTCTGGATGCTATGGGTCATGCTGCTCGCCTGGGGCAGCCAGGTGCAAGCGATTACAGTGGGTGCCGAGCAACCCGGTAAATATCTGCCCCTGCTTGAGGGTAAACGTGTGGGCCTGGTGGTGAATCACACCTCCCGGGTCGGCGACACCCATCTGGTGGATTTTTTACTCGACAACAACATTCAGGTTGCGCAGGTAATGGCGCCTGAACACGGGTTTCGGGGTAAGCTGGGCGCGGGCGAAAAAGTCCATGACGACCGGGATCCAAAGACCGGCGTACCGCTATTATCGCTGTATGGCGCGACCAAAAAGCCTACCGCGGCGATGCTCAACGGGGTGGATGTCCTGGTGTTTGACATTCAGGATGTCGGCGCCCGTTTTTATACCTATATCAGTACCCTGCACTATGTTCTTGAAGCTGCCGCTCAATATCAGACCCCGGTTATTGTGCTGGATCGGCCCAACCCCAATGGCGCATTTGTTGATGGTCCGCTACGGGAGCCAGCATTTGCTTCGTTTGTAGGCGTGGATCCGCTGCCGGTATTACACGGCATGACCGTTGCGGAACTGGCACGTATGATTAAGGGAGAACAATGGATTGAGCAGGCCGACGAACTTCGGTTACAGGTGGTGCCGGTGGCCAATTACACCCGGGATATGTCTTACACATTACCGGTAGCGCCCAGCCCCAATCTACCCAACGACCAGGCTATTTCCTTGTATCCCTCGCTGGTATTTTTTGAAGCAACCCGCGTTAGTGTCGGCCGGGGCACCCTGCTACCGTTTCAGATTATCGGGCACCACCAGGTGCCGCTGGGCGCATTAACACTTACCCCACAATCCCGGCCCGAGGCACCTGCACCCAAGCTTAAAGGAAACACGGTTTATTTTAAGGATTTGCGCCAAAGCAATATCACCGGGCTGGACTTGAGTGTGTTGATCAACACCTATCAGATTTTCAAAAAAGCCGGCGAACCCTTTTTTGACCGGCCTGATTTTATGGACAAACTTGCCGGCACTGATGCCCTGCGCAAAGCGATTCTGGCAGGCCACGATGAGGCGCAGATCCGGGCCAGCTGGCAAACCGATCTGGCCCGCTTCAAACAACGCCGTAGGCCGTATTTGTTGTACCCATGA
- a CDS encoding glycoside hydrolase family 3 N-terminal domain-containing protein — MLGQKMILDLRYYCADDTPAAQCCTPVTRLTDPIKKLLVSNAIGGVILFGQNIENTRQLVTLNYELQQLMQQHDLPPLFIAIDQEGGRVARIPDHMATRFVGNMAIGATHSGYQTHFAAQVGASIAETLNLLGFNINFAPSVDVNSNPLNPVINVRSYGEAGAQVAALGDATVKALQSRQIISALKHFPGHGDTHTDSHSGLPRVNANLEQILRDDLLPFIQLIDSDAPPQMIMTAHIQYPALDDTRLATRDGGDTVVPATLSEKILTGLLRNKLNYNGLIVTDAMDMAGIAQFFSPAQALIQTYAAGADIALMPFSIRNTADTQEFERIQQQVMAALNQDVLSRSQMQASARHILQVKQQYHAQRFIARPLAQRLQAAQAQLPSAHNRQLEQQLANAALTVLQGQSLLPLANNQHISAIMPDTARCQALAGAVSRLDKGHTFACRHSLQLPAGKSSPLSAPTDILLVADISPPHTAAETGGMDSLAILRDRSSQTQRHQWLKQIMQQAQEQGITTVFAPLRAPYIASEFAPVSDIILATFGYNVDTTSHKTPHGAVFEALASGVFTDMAFSGTSPVSVRLPPAK; from the coding sequence GTGCTGGGCCAGAAAATGATTCTGGATTTGCGTTATTACTGCGCCGATGACACGCCGGCAGCACAATGTTGCACTCCCGTGACCCGCCTGACCGATCCCATTAAAAAATTGTTGGTCTCCAATGCCATTGGCGGGGTTATTTTGTTTGGGCAGAATATAGAAAACACCCGGCAGCTGGTCACGCTTAACTATGAACTACAGCAATTGATGCAGCAGCATGATTTGCCGCCGCTGTTTATTGCTATTGACCAGGAAGGTGGCCGGGTAGCCCGTATACCCGATCATATGGCCACGCGGTTTGTGGGCAATATGGCAATCGGCGCCACCCACAGTGGTTATCAGACACACTTTGCCGCACAGGTTGGTGCCAGCATCGCCGAAACGCTGAATTTATTGGGGTTTAACATCAATTTTGCGCCGTCAGTGGATGTAAACAGCAACCCATTGAATCCGGTCATCAATGTACGAAGCTACGGTGAAGCCGGCGCCCAGGTGGCCGCCCTGGGCGATGCCACCGTCAAGGCCTTGCAGAGCCGACAAATCATCAGTGCCTTAAAACATTTTCCCGGACACGGAGATACGCATACCGATAGCCATTCCGGGCTGCCCCGGGTGAACGCTAATCTTGAGCAGATTTTGCGTGATGATCTGTTGCCTTTCATCCAGCTCATCGACAGCGACGCTCCGCCGCAAATGATTATGACCGCCCATATCCAGTATCCGGCCTTAGATGACACCCGGCTTGCCACCCGTGATGGCGGGGACACCGTGGTGCCGGCAACCTTATCAGAAAAAATCCTGACCGGTTTACTACGCAACAAACTCAACTATAACGGGCTGATTGTAACCGATGCTATGGATATGGCGGGTATTGCCCAGTTCTTCTCACCGGCGCAGGCACTGATTCAAACCTATGCCGCTGGCGCTGATATTGCGTTGATGCCCTTTTCGATTCGTAATACCGCCGACACCCAAGAGTTTGAGCGAATTCAGCAGCAGGTGATGGCGGCCCTTAACCAGGATGTTCTCAGCCGAAGTCAGATGCAGGCCTCAGCCCGGCATATTTTGCAGGTAAAACAGCAATATCATGCGCAGCGTTTTATCGCCCGCCCGTTAGCGCAACGGCTGCAGGCGGCACAAGCGCAGTTACCCTCTGCCCACAACCGGCAGCTGGAACAGCAACTGGCCAACGCCGCGCTCACGGTGTTACAGGGCCAGTCATTGCTGCCGCTGGCAAACAATCAGCATATTAGTGCCATTATGCCTGACACTGCTCGTTGTCAGGCGCTGGCCGGCGCGGTTTCAAGGTTGGATAAGGGCCATACCTTTGCATGTCGTCACTCGTTACAGCTGCCTGCGGGGAAATCATCGCCGCTGTCAGCACCAACCGACATTTTATTGGTGGCAGACATCAGTCCGCCGCATACCGCGGCAGAAACCGGTGGCATGGACAGTCTTGCAATACTGCGGGATCGCAGTAGCCAGACCCAGCGCCACCAATGGCTTAAACAAATCATGCAACAGGCTCAGGAGCAGGGCATCACCACGGTGTTTGCGCCGCTACGGGCGCCGTATATCGCCAGCGAGTTTGCCCCGGTAAGCGATATTATACTGGCTACCTTCGGGTATAATGTTGACACCACCTCACACAAGACGCCGCACGGCGCGGTGTTCGAGGCACTGGCCAGCGGCGTGTTTACCGACATGGCATTTAGCGGAACGTCACCGGTAAGCGTGAGGCTGCCACCGGCAAAGTAA
- a CDS encoding Na+/H+ antiporter NhaC family protein, whose translation MDWVSIIPPLVAIFVVFWKKEVIMALLMAVLCSEALIVMQAAPGQILLAPINSMERVIEVAASPGNTRILLFSVLVGALLAYIRDSGGVTATVNWLIGKGVAKSRRQVGGLTMFTGIAVFIESNLSVLTAGIFARGLFDKFKMSRARLAYIIDSTSAPVCILILLNGWGAFVLGMLDTYDLPESSVSILWGSVPLNFYALITLAIVTYTIVKDKVHGPMAKEESLQAQAETPLETTPATKARFMLIPLVVMVASMVGFMFWTGDGVLAEGSGSKSVLYATVLATAVAYLLLISHRQFTHQQAVKTGFKGMGELLPLVTIVLLSLTLGSSLKILGTGVFVSGIVGEYLPLVLIVPMLFLAGAVMSFTTGTSWGTFAILIPIGVPLIETLGLPPSLVIAAILGGGIFGDHCSPISDTSAVSSIAAGCDLLTHVRTQLPYALVAGSLTLVAYVIASIVMIG comes from the coding sequence ATGGATTGGGTGTCGATCATCCCCCCACTCGTTGCCATTTTTGTGGTCTTCTGGAAAAAAGAAGTCATTATGGCTTTGCTGATGGCTGTATTGTGCTCTGAAGCCCTGATTGTTATGCAGGCCGCCCCGGGGCAGATACTGCTGGCGCCGATTAATTCGATGGAGCGTGTTATTGAAGTGGCCGCCAGCCCGGGCAATACCCGAATTTTGCTGTTTTCGGTACTGGTGGGAGCCTTGCTTGCCTATATCCGGGATTCAGGCGGGGTTACCGCCACCGTTAACTGGCTGATTGGTAAAGGCGTGGCCAAAAGTCGTCGGCAGGTTGGCGGGTTGACCATGTTTACCGGCATCGCGGTGTTTATCGAGTCTAATTTAAGCGTACTGACCGCCGGCATCTTTGCGCGCGGTTTGTTTGATAAATTTAAAATGAGCCGGGCGCGCCTGGCCTATATTATCGACAGTACCAGTGCCCCGGTATGTATTCTGATTTTGCTCAATGGCTGGGGCGCCTTTGTACTGGGGATGCTGGATACGTATGATTTACCGGAATCGTCTGTCAGTATTTTGTGGGGTTCGGTGCCACTGAACTTTTATGCCCTTATCACCCTGGCGATTGTGACTTATACCATTGTGAAAGATAAAGTACATGGGCCTATGGCCAAAGAAGAGTCGCTGCAGGCGCAGGCCGAGACCCCGTTGGAAACCACTCCCGCGACCAAAGCCCGCTTTATGCTGATCCCTTTAGTGGTGATGGTCGCCAGCATGGTAGGCTTTATGTTCTGGACCGGCGATGGAGTGCTGGCCGAAGGCAGTGGTAGTAAGTCGGTGTTGTACGCCACCGTGCTGGCGACCGCCGTGGCTTATTTATTATTGATATCTCACCGCCAGTTTACCCACCAACAAGCGGTTAAAACCGGCTTCAAGGGCATGGGCGAGTTGCTGCCACTGGTTACCATTGTGTTGTTGTCGCTGACCTTAGGCAGTAGTTTGAAAATCCTGGGCACGGGTGTGTTTGTATCAGGGATTGTGGGTGAGTATCTGCCGCTGGTGCTGATTGTGCCGATGCTATTTTTAGCCGGGGCGGTAATGTCGTTTACCACCGGCACCTCCTGGGGCACGTTTGCCATTCTGATCCCTATCGGGGTGCCTTTAATAGAAACCCTGGGGCTGCCACCTTCGTTGGTTATCGCCGCGATTCTGGGAGGCGGGATTTTTGGTGACCATTGTTCACCTATCTCTGATACCTCAGCGGTATCCTCCATCGCCGCTGGGTGCGACCTGCTTACTCATGTTCGCACTCAGCTACCCTATGCACTGGTTGCCGGTTCGTTGACCCTGGTGGCCTATGTGATTGCCAGTATTGTTATGATTGGATAG